The following coding sequences are from one Paenibacillus sp. JDR-2 window:
- a CDS encoding DegV family protein — protein MGNIRIVTDSASDIPLALRQELGIEMVPLKILFGEETYYDAVTINTEQFFEKVASSPAMPTSSQPSPMEYQEVYERILQEDPGASIISIHLSGAVSGTYQSAVIASSMIDGDPDITVIDSKTASYSYGMRVVAAARMAREGASKEAIMAEIERMQRETQLYFLVDTLEYLQRGGRIGKASALIGSILNIKPILSLDKEGMVYAVDKMRGTKKAMARIMDMLGDACGQDPVIVTIAWNTNKEAALEFLELIKGRFNVQGVEYATVGAVIGTHVGPGTMAVFVRRV, from the coding sequence ATGGGGAACATACGCATCGTGACCGACAGCGCATCGGACATTCCACTCGCGCTGAGGCAAGAGCTCGGCATTGAGATGGTTCCGCTGAAAATTCTGTTCGGAGAAGAGACTTACTATGATGCCGTTACGATTAATACGGAGCAGTTTTTCGAGAAAGTAGCGTCATCACCGGCAATGCCTACTTCGTCCCAGCCATCACCGATGGAGTATCAAGAGGTATACGAACGCATTTTGCAGGAGGACCCCGGGGCGTCCATTATTTCGATTCACTTGTCGGGTGCGGTCAGCGGGACTTACCAGTCGGCCGTTATCGCCAGCTCGATGATTGACGGGGACCCGGATATTACGGTTATCGATTCAAAAACAGCTTCTTACTCCTATGGCATGCGCGTGGTAGCAGCGGCCAGAATGGCTAGGGAAGGGGCTTCGAAAGAAGCGATTATGGCCGAGATCGAGCGGATGCAGCGGGAAACGCAGCTGTATTTTCTCGTGGATACGCTTGAATATTTGCAAAGAGGAGGACGGATCGGCAAAGCTTCCGCTCTTATCGGATCTATTCTTAATATTAAGCCGATTCTGTCGCTCGACAAAGAAGGCATGGTATATGCCGTAGATAAAATGCGCGGTACAAAAAAAGCAATGGCGCGGATTATGGATATGCTTGGCGATGCTTGCGGCCAGGATCCGGTCATTGTAACAATCGCCTGGAACACGAATAAGGAAGCTGCTTTGGAATTCCTCGAGCTGATCAAGGGACGCTTCAATGTTCAAGGGGTTGAATACGCAACCGTTGGTGCCGTAATCGGAACCCATGTGGGTCCCGGCACGATGGCTGTGTTCGTGCGCAGAGTGTGA
- the recG gene encoding ATP-dependent DNA helicase RecG, translated as MTLEQYSVRQIKGVSAPKEEELHAFGVHTVADLLDYFPFRYEDYRIRELAEIKDGEKVTVQGTIRGNGILQRYGKNKSRLTCKIEVDHMLVTAVWFNRHFLQGQLTPGREIMLTGKWEQQRLQMTVSESEFADKSTGMVKSGTLQPVYSVGGGITQAWMRKTIKQALLQYGSMIEEVLPHELVERHGLMARRDAVQRIHDPEEVKEGLEARRRMVYEELFLFQLKLQAYRSLTRKRGDGIVHQVNGETIRNFAATLPFELTDGQKKVVNEIMSDMRQPAAMNRLLQGDVGSGKTVVAAIALYCTIKAGHQGALMVPTEILAEQHLRSLQKLFADTGIEVALLTGSLTEKKRRDVLAGLQMGMIDILVGTHALIQDDVFFRSLGLVVTDEQHRFGVNQRSILRRKGMNPDVLTMTATPIPRTLAITAFGDMDVSTIKERPHGRKPIKTYWVKHDMMERVLGFIRREVGEGRQAYVICPLIEESDKLDVQNAIDLYVQMQQAFPDLKVGLLHGRLSASEKDEVMRGFGANETQLLVATTVVEVGVDVPNATLIIIMDAERFGLSQLHQLRGRVGRGAHQSFCVLVADPKSENGRERMKVMTETNDGFEVSRRDLELRGPGDFFGTKQSGLPEFKIADMAAEYEMLELARDDAAELTGRDDFWTNPLFERMRVQLLKDQIFQGEQLD; from the coding sequence ATGACGCTGGAACAGTATTCGGTCCGGCAAATTAAAGGCGTGAGCGCTCCGAAGGAAGAAGAGCTTCACGCCTTTGGCGTACACACGGTCGCCGATTTGCTGGATTATTTTCCATTTCGATATGAAGATTACCGTATTCGGGAGCTTGCCGAGATCAAAGACGGCGAGAAGGTGACGGTTCAGGGGACGATTCGCGGGAACGGGATTTTGCAGCGGTACGGAAAAAACAAATCGCGCCTGACCTGCAAAATCGAGGTTGACCATATGCTGGTGACGGCTGTCTGGTTTAACCGTCATTTTCTGCAAGGACAGCTGACGCCGGGTAGAGAAATTATGCTGACGGGCAAGTGGGAGCAGCAGCGCCTGCAGATGACCGTGTCGGAATCCGAATTTGCGGACAAGTCTACAGGCATGGTGAAGTCAGGCACTCTTCAACCGGTCTATTCCGTAGGCGGAGGGATTACGCAAGCCTGGATGCGCAAGACGATCAAGCAGGCGCTTCTCCAATACGGCTCCATGATTGAGGAAGTGCTGCCGCATGAGCTTGTTGAGCGCCACGGGCTTATGGCAAGGCGTGATGCCGTGCAGCGGATTCACGATCCGGAAGAGGTTAAGGAAGGCCTGGAAGCCAGGCGGCGGATGGTCTATGAGGAGCTGTTTCTTTTTCAGCTGAAGCTGCAGGCTTACCGTTCTTTGACGCGGAAACGCGGGGATGGCATTGTTCATCAGGTGAACGGGGAGACGATCCGCAACTTTGCGGCTACGCTTCCTTTCGAGCTGACGGACGGCCAGAAGAAGGTTGTTAACGAGATTATGTCCGATATGCGCCAACCGGCGGCGATGAACCGCCTGCTGCAGGGGGATGTCGGGTCCGGCAAAACGGTCGTTGCGGCAATTGCGCTGTATTGCACGATCAAAGCCGGCCATCAAGGGGCTCTTATGGTGCCGACGGAGATTCTGGCCGAGCAGCATTTGCGCTCGCTGCAGAAGCTGTTTGCGGATACGGGGATTGAGGTCGCTCTCCTGACGGGCAGCTTGACGGAGAAGAAGCGCCGCGATGTGCTTGCCGGGCTGCAGATGGGCATGATCGATATTCTGGTCGGCACGCATGCGCTTATTCAGGACGATGTCTTTTTCCGCAGCCTGGGGCTTGTCGTGACGGACGAGCAGCACCGGTTCGGGGTGAATCAGCGGAGTATTCTGCGCCGCAAAGGGATGAATCCCGACGTGCTTACGATGACGGCCACTCCAATTCCGAGGACGCTTGCCATTACGGCCTTCGGGGACATGGATGTGTCCACGATCAAGGAGCGTCCGCACGGCCGGAAGCCGATTAAGACGTATTGGGTTAAGCATGACATGATGGAACGCGTTCTTGGCTTTATCCGGCGTGAGGTTGGCGAGGGACGCCAGGCGTACGTGATCTGCCCGCTGATCGAGGAGTCGGATAAGCTGGATGTGCAAAATGCGATTGATCTGTACGTGCAGATGCAGCAGGCTTTTCCGGATTTGAAGGTCGGGCTTCTGCACGGCCGGCTGTCGGCTTCCGAGAAGGACGAAGTGATGCGCGGGTTTGGCGCCAACGAGACGCAGCTGCTTGTTGCGACAACGGTCGTTGAGGTTGGTGTCGACGTTCCGAATGCCACGCTTATCATCATTATGGACGCGGAGCGGTTCGGGCTTTCGCAGCTGCATCAGCTGCGCGGGCGCGTCGGGCGCGGGGCGCATCAGTCGTTCTGCGTGCTGGTGGCCGATCCGAAGTCGGAGAACGGACGCGAGCGAATGAAGGTGATGACGGAGACCAATGACGGCTTTGAGGTGTCGCGCCGGGATCTGGAGCTGCGGGGACCGGGAGACTTCTTCGGGACGAAGCAAAGCGGCTTGCCGGAGTTCAAGATCGCTGATATGGCGGCGGAATACGAGATGCTGGAGCTTGCCCGCGATGATGCGGCGGAGCTTACCGGACGGGATGATTTCTGGACGAATCCGTTGTTCGAACGGATGCGTGTCCAACTGCTGAAGGATCAAATTTTTCAAGGGGAACAGCTCGACTAA
- a CDS encoding Asp23/Gls24 family envelope stress response protein: MPLQIKNELGQIIVNDDCIAVIAGSAAMDCYGLVGMASRKQLKDGIAELLGRENMSKGVEVRRENEQLHIELHIIVSYGTKISEVAHNIQNKVKYVLNDVIGLQVDQVHIFVQDVRVST; this comes from the coding sequence ATACCACTGCAGATTAAGAACGAGCTTGGACAGATAATTGTGAATGATGATTGCATTGCAGTGATTGCAGGCTCTGCAGCCATGGATTGTTATGGGCTTGTAGGGATGGCTTCCCGCAAACAGCTTAAGGATGGCATCGCCGAGCTGCTCGGCAGAGAGAACATGTCGAAGGGTGTCGAGGTACGCCGGGAGAATGAACAGCTCCATATTGAATTGCATATTATCGTAAGCTACGGCACGAAAATTTCCGAAGTCGCGCATAATATACAGAACAAGGTTAAGTACGTCCTAAATGATGTAATTGGTCTTCAAGTGGACCAGGTCCATATATTTGTTCAAGACGTAAGGGTATCTACTTAG
- the rpe gene encoding ribulose-phosphate 3-epimerase codes for MAIIAPSILSADFARLGDEIKAAEEAGADWIHVDVMDGHFVPNLTFGPPVIAAVRPATKLPFDVHLMIERPELSIPSYAAAGADRITVHAEATVHLHRTIQQIKDLGLPAGVALNPGTPLSVLEHILGDVDLILIMTVNPGFGGQAFIEESLNKLRQLRKMLNERGLGHVHVQVDGGINSVTAKQVVEAGANVLVAGNAVFGERDRAAAIAALR; via the coding sequence ATGGCAATTATCGCACCATCTATCCTGTCGGCGGATTTCGCACGGCTTGGAGACGAGATCAAAGCAGCGGAAGAGGCAGGAGCGGATTGGATTCACGTCGATGTTATGGACGGGCATTTTGTGCCGAACTTAACATTCGGTCCTCCGGTTATCGCGGCGGTACGTCCGGCTACAAAGCTTCCATTTGACGTGCATCTGATGATTGAACGTCCGGAGCTGTCGATTCCGAGCTATGCAGCCGCTGGAGCGGACCGGATTACGGTTCATGCCGAAGCAACGGTACACCTGCACCGCACGATCCAGCAGATCAAGGATCTAGGTCTGCCTGCCGGCGTTGCGCTGAATCCAGGCACGCCGTTGTCGGTTCTGGAACATATTCTGGGGGACGTTGACCTGATTCTAATTATGACGGTTAACCCTGGTTTTGGCGGACAAGCCTTTATCGAGGAGTCGCTCAATAAACTTCGCCAGCTGCGCAAAATGCTTAATGAACGCGGCCTCGGCCATGTTCATGTGCAAGTGGACGGCGGTATTAACAGTGTTACTGCTAAGCAGGTTGTAGAAGCCGGTGCGAATGTGCTTGTTGCAGGCAATGCCGTATTCGGGGAAAGGGATCGCGCGGCCGCGATTGCTGCGCTTCGGTAA
- the rsgA gene encoding ribosome small subunit-dependent GTPase A codes for MSSNSEAKGRIVKALSGYYYVLPHDAESPGQTVQCRARGVFKKRGLTPLVGDDVVYSLTENGEGTVEELLPRSSELIRPPVANVDLAILVFSVTEPTLNLQLLDKFLVHIEHSGIEAVLCLSKQDLEQNGEETEEAIAAAEAVNRIYTAIGYEVYGTSSRQGVGVEELHDRLKGHVAVFAGQSGVGKSSLLNALVPGLELETNEISNRLGRGKHTTRHVELVEIGGGYVADTPGFSQLDFTELGIEDLGYCFREMRELAPDCKFRACTHVHEPGCAVLKAVEEGSIAPSRHQNYLTFMTEMKERKRRY; via the coding sequence ATGAGCAGCAATAGTGAAGCCAAGGGAAGAATCGTCAAGGCGCTCAGCGGTTATTACTACGTATTGCCGCATGATGCGGAATCGCCGGGGCAAACGGTGCAATGCCGTGCTCGCGGCGTATTCAAGAAGAGAGGTTTAACGCCGCTTGTAGGCGATGACGTGGTGTACAGCTTAACGGAAAACGGGGAGGGAACGGTAGAGGAACTCCTGCCCCGCTCTTCCGAGCTGATCCGGCCGCCGGTCGCCAATGTCGATCTGGCTATCCTTGTCTTCTCCGTGACGGAGCCTACCTTGAATTTGCAGCTGCTTGACAAATTCCTCGTCCATATCGAGCATTCGGGTATTGAGGCGGTGCTCTGCTTAAGCAAGCAGGATTTGGAGCAGAACGGCGAAGAGACGGAAGAAGCCATAGCCGCTGCCGAAGCGGTAAACCGGATTTACACGGCTATTGGCTATGAAGTATACGGAACCAGTTCTCGCCAAGGCGTAGGCGTTGAGGAGCTGCATGACCGCCTTAAAGGGCATGTAGCGGTCTTCGCGGGTCAATCGGGCGTAGGCAAATCCTCGCTTCTGAACGCTCTTGTGCCGGGCCTTGAGCTCGAGACAAACGAGATCAGCAACAGACTTGGCCGGGGCAAGCATACAACGCGCCATGTAGAACTCGTCGAGATAGGCGGCGGTTACGTGGCGGATACGCCGGGCTTCAGCCAGCTTGATTTCACGGAGCTTGGCATTGAGGATCTGGGGTATTGCTTCCGCGAGATGCGTGAGCTTGCGCCGGACTGCAAATTCCGGGCCTGCACCCATGTGCATGAGCCGGGATGCGCAGTGCTGAAGGCGGTCGAGGAGGGCTCTATCGCGCCTAGCCGCCATCAGAACTATTTGACGTTTATGACGGAAATGAAAGAGAGAAAGCGGAGGTACTAA
- the pknB gene encoding Stk1 family PASTA domain-containing Ser/Thr kinase: protein MIGHQLGGRYEILTRIGGGGMALVYKAHDILLNRNVAVKILRQQFVHDEEFIRRFRREAQSAASLSHPNVVSIYDVGQEEDTHYIVMEYIEGHNLNEIIHERAPLQADEAVRIAVQICDALEHAHQNHIIHRDIKPHNILIGKNGRVKVTDFGIARAVTSSTITQTGSVVGSVHYFSPEHAKGISTGEKSDLYSLGIVLYQMLTGKLPFFGESPISVALKHLQEEFEEPRKVNPHIPQSVENVILRAMRKNPNERYQSAREMLNDLDTCLKPSRLSEPKATFTSGSDLDETRVMPAIRGDMLASAQQYELTPVPPPVEASAPLERANKAAAASSQPEAEWKDEKASGKPKGWKRPTTIVAVTLVILGLIIWGFFALLNKLDVPEVDVPFVVGKQEDVARAMLEEKGLRVKEPVIHEFMGDVPAGQVFAQDKANMRVKEGSWIQLSVSDGAVLEKITDYKGKQLQEAKDDLIALGVPDDQISAEQVFSDQDPGTIISQTPEFGSEFDPKTATVKFMVSKGRETIPMPNLIGHTVAEAKDIVKSNGLVLQDDDILEEPSYTQSKGSVIDQNQFKPNDPVPKGSKITITVSSGPPKDAKNHTFNVTISPAEAGKTSEIRIVYSDARGQDIEWGKRQIQDTQSFPVQVILAPNTEARVTVYRDGQFVDTRTITYEELAQGSNSSSLTIPGSGNSNNGGTNNTGTETSTDPTEKTESPDQPANADPTESTDNGGQDEQQ, encoded by the coding sequence ATGATCGGACATCAATTAGGTGGTCGCTATGAAATTTTAACGAGAATCGGCGGAGGCGGAATGGCGCTTGTCTATAAGGCGCATGATATTCTGCTGAACCGTAATGTCGCAGTAAAGATTCTGAGACAGCAATTCGTCCATGACGAAGAATTTATTCGGAGATTCCGCAGGGAAGCGCAGTCGGCTGCCTCTCTGTCTCATCCGAATGTCGTCAGTATTTACGATGTAGGACAGGAAGAGGATACTCACTACATCGTAATGGAATATATCGAAGGTCATAATCTTAACGAAATTATTCATGAGCGTGCGCCGCTGCAGGCCGACGAAGCGGTGCGTATTGCCGTGCAGATCTGCGATGCGCTGGAGCACGCCCATCAGAATCATATTATTCATCGCGATATTAAGCCTCATAACATCTTGATTGGCAAGAACGGAAGAGTGAAGGTAACGGACTTCGGGATTGCCCGTGCCGTAACTTCCTCTACGATTACGCAGACCGGATCGGTTGTCGGTTCGGTTCATTATTTTTCGCCTGAGCATGCCAAAGGGATCAGCACGGGGGAGAAGTCCGACCTGTACTCTCTCGGCATTGTGCTCTACCAGATGCTGACGGGGAAGCTTCCGTTCTTCGGAGAAAGCCCGATCAGCGTTGCGCTCAAGCATTTGCAGGAGGAGTTCGAGGAGCCTAGGAAGGTGAATCCTCACATTCCGCAGAGTGTGGAAAACGTGATTTTGCGCGCGATGCGCAAAAACCCGAATGAACGCTATCAATCGGCCCGCGAGATGCTTAACGACCTGGATACTTGTCTTAAGCCAAGCCGTTTGAGCGAGCCGAAGGCGACGTTCACAAGCGGCAGCGATCTCGATGAGACACGCGTGATGCCCGCGATACGGGGCGATATGCTCGCCTCTGCGCAGCAGTACGAATTAACGCCTGTTCCGCCGCCTGTTGAGGCATCCGCTCCCCTTGAGCGAGCGAATAAGGCTGCTGCTGCATCGAGTCAGCCGGAAGCGGAATGGAAAGACGAGAAAGCAAGCGGAAAGCCTAAAGGCTGGAAGCGCCCAACAACGATCGTAGCGGTAACCCTGGTCATATTAGGCTTGATTATATGGGGCTTCTTTGCTCTGTTGAACAAGCTTGACGTGCCGGAAGTGGACGTGCCTTTCGTAGTCGGCAAGCAGGAGGATGTAGCTAGGGCTATGCTCGAGGAAAAAGGGCTCAGGGTCAAGGAGCCCGTTATTCACGAGTTTATGGGCGATGTGCCTGCGGGCCAGGTCTTTGCGCAGGACAAGGCCAATATGCGGGTGAAGGAAGGCTCTTGGATTCAGCTGTCCGTCAGCGACGGTGCCGTGCTGGAGAAGATAACCGACTATAAGGGCAAGCAGCTGCAGGAGGCCAAGGATGATCTGATAGCGCTCGGCGTGCCTGATGATCAGATTTCAGCGGAGCAAGTATTCAGCGATCAGGATCCGGGCACGATCATAAGCCAGACGCCGGAGTTTGGCTCGGAATTCGATCCGAAGACGGCGACCGTCAAGTTTATGGTGAGCAAAGGCCGCGAAACGATTCCGATGCCGAATCTGATCGGCCATACCGTTGCCGAAGCCAAGGATATCGTGAAGTCCAACGGGCTGGTCCTGCAGGATGACGACATTCTGGAAGAGCCAAGCTACACGCAAAGCAAAGGATCCGTTATTGACCAGAATCAGTTCAAGCCTAACGATCCGGTGCCTAAAGGATCGAAAATAACGATTACCGTAAGCTCCGGTCCGCCGAAGGATGCGAAGAACCATACGTTCAACGTAACGATTTCGCCGGCCGAAGCGGGGAAAACAAGCGAAATCCGGATCGTATATTCCGATGCTCGCGGTCAGGATATCGAATGGGGCAAGCGCCAAATTCAAGATACCCAATCCTTCCCCGTGCAAGTCATTTTGGCGCCGAATACGGAAGCCAGAGTGACGGTATACCGGGATGGTCAATTCGTGGATACGCGCACGATCACTTATGAGGAGCTGGCGCAAGGTTCGAATTCCTCTTCGCTTACCATACCGGGATCCGGCAACAGCAATAACGGCGGCACTAACAATACAGGCACGGAGACCAGTACCGACCCGACAGAGAAAACCGAAAGTCCGGATCAGCCGGCAAATGCGGATCCGACAGAAAGCACTGACAACGGAGGCCAAGATGAGCAGCAATAG
- a CDS encoding SOS response-associated peptidase produces MCGRYTITVSLEELMIRYMIGETKVPYHRPKYNVAPGQQVLAIINDGQRNRLGELQWGLVPPWADDPKIGNKMLNARSETAADKPAFKTPLRRKRCLIPADGFYEWKKTDGGKQPMRIVRKDRSVFSMAGLYESWLAPDGTTTISTCTIMTTSPNELMAPIHDRMPVILRPEDEPFWLDRTVQDPQALQRLFLPYAAEELEAYPVSPAVGSVKNDTAECIEPAAPGGQLHLW; encoded by the coding sequence ATGTGCGGAAGATATACCATCACCGTATCGCTCGAGGAGCTGATGATCCGTTATATGATCGGCGAGACGAAGGTGCCTTACCATCGTCCCAAATATAACGTAGCGCCAGGCCAGCAGGTGCTTGCCATTATTAATGACGGTCAGCGTAACCGGCTCGGCGAGCTGCAGTGGGGACTTGTTCCGCCTTGGGCCGACGATCCGAAGATCGGCAATAAAATGCTCAATGCCCGCTCCGAGACAGCCGCCGATAAGCCGGCCTTCAAGACGCCGCTCCGCCGCAAGCGCTGCCTGATCCCGGCAGACGGCTTCTACGAATGGAAAAAGACGGACGGCGGCAAACAGCCGATGCGTATTGTCCGCAAGGACCGCTCCGTCTTCAGCATGGCCGGTCTGTACGAGTCGTGGCTTGCGCCGGACGGCACAACAACAATCAGCACCTGCACCATTATGACGACCTCTCCCAACGAGCTGATGGCCCCGATTCACGACCGCATGCCGGTCATTTTGCGTCCGGAGGACGAGCCCTTCTGGCTCGACCGTACCGTACAGGATCCGCAGGCCTTGCAGCGTCTTTTCCTGCCGTATGCGGCGGAAGAGCTCGAAGCCTATCCGGTATCCCCGGCAGTCGGGAGCGTCAAGAATGACACCGCCGAATGCATCGAACCGGCAGCCCCGGGCGGCCAGCTGCATCTGTGGTAG
- the rpmB gene encoding 50S ribosomal protein L28 → MSRKCFITGKSPGTGNHVSHANNKNRRSWGVNVQKVRILVDGKPKRVYVSTRALKSGKVTRV, encoded by the coding sequence ATGTCCCGCAAATGTTTCATTACTGGTAAATCGCCTGGTACAGGCAACCATGTATCCCACGCAAACAACAAAAACCGTCGTTCTTGGGGTGTAAACGTGCAAAAGGTTCGCATCTTGGTAGACGGCAAACCGAAACGCGTTTATGTCAGCACACGTGCACTGAAATCCGGCAAAGTAACTCGCGTTTAA
- a CDS encoding DAK2 domain-containing protein, which translates to MSKRSINGSDFTAMALLGAEYLERNVDRVNALNVFPVPDGDTGTNMNLTIVSGVRELRNKPSAHLGKAAEALSKGLLMGARGNSGVILSQLFRGFAKSLSNLEEAGTLQIAAAFQNGVDMAYKAVVKPVEGTILTVAREAAKHAVQYARRTSDVVELMQEIHAKANEALQRTPDLLPVLKQVGVVDSGGQGLVFIYEGFVQYLTHSGTIQEKVFAFPSEAAAPEEVAAAQPAAANRPSAVARPSVPASAQSKLATEDIEFLYDMEFFINRKISGKPATFFNEYAFKKALEKDGDSILVIADDVIIKVHVHSRKPGDVLNLAMAYGELTDFHILNMREQHRDLLEHEAAAEPFAPVPEYALTGDISSTELLAGPAAQVVAPEQLHELAPFGIIAVALGEGIANIFLSNEVDIVLSGGQTMNPSTEDFVNAIESLPAEHIYLLPNNSNIILAAEQAAELSGREVTVIPTKTIPQGLAAILSFKEEESAERNAAWMKNAAEQVVSGQVTQAVRNTSIDGVDIQEGDYMGIKEKTIVSSKPTLLEACQLLMAAMAEEGGELLTILTGEDAKESDTAELCEWIEEAYPDIELEVHAGGQPLYPYLFAME; encoded by the coding sequence TTGAGTAAGCGCTCCATTAACGGATCTGATTTTACCGCCATGGCACTGCTCGGTGCGGAGTATTTAGAAAGAAATGTAGACCGGGTTAATGCATTAAATGTGTTTCCGGTGCCAGACGGAGATACGGGTACGAACATGAATCTAACGATTGTCTCGGGGGTTCGCGAACTGCGAAACAAGCCGTCCGCCCATTTGGGAAAGGCCGCTGAAGCATTGTCCAAAGGACTTCTGATGGGGGCAAGGGGCAACTCGGGGGTTATTTTGTCCCAGTTATTCCGCGGCTTTGCCAAATCGCTCTCCAATCTCGAAGAAGCCGGGACGCTGCAGATTGCTGCCGCCTTCCAAAACGGCGTTGATATGGCTTATAAAGCGGTCGTGAAGCCGGTCGAAGGAACGATTCTTACGGTAGCAAGAGAAGCGGCCAAGCATGCCGTTCAGTATGCCCGCAGAACGAGTGATGTCGTTGAACTGATGCAAGAGATTCATGCGAAGGCAAATGAAGCGCTTCAGCGCACGCCGGATCTGCTGCCGGTATTAAAGCAGGTTGGCGTTGTTGATTCCGGCGGACAAGGTCTCGTCTTTATTTACGAGGGCTTTGTTCAGTATCTGACGCATAGCGGTACGATTCAAGAGAAGGTATTCGCATTCCCGTCTGAAGCGGCAGCACCTGAAGAAGTGGCTGCAGCGCAGCCGGCTGCGGCGAACAGACCCTCGGCCGTTGCAAGACCGTCCGTGCCGGCATCTGCGCAATCGAAGCTGGCGACTGAGGATATTGAGTTCCTTTACGATATGGAGTTCTTTATCAATCGCAAAATCAGCGGGAAACCTGCAACGTTTTTTAATGAATACGCTTTCAAGAAGGCGCTTGAAAAAGACGGCGATTCGATTCTCGTCATTGCCGACGACGTTATTATTAAAGTGCATGTCCATTCCCGCAAGCCTGGCGATGTATTGAACCTTGCAATGGCTTATGGCGAACTGACGGACTTCCACATTCTGAATATGCGGGAACAGCACCGCGATCTGCTTGAGCATGAAGCGGCGGCGGAGCCATTTGCACCGGTACCCGAGTATGCGCTGACCGGCGATATTTCGTCGACGGAGCTGCTGGCAGGACCGGCTGCGCAGGTGGTCGCGCCGGAGCAGCTGCATGAGCTTGCGCCATTCGGCATCATTGCGGTTGCGCTTGGCGAAGGCATCGCGAATATTTTCCTCAGCAACGAGGTGGATATCGTATTGTCCGGGGGGCAGACGATGAATCCGAGCACCGAGGATTTCGTGAACGCGATTGAATCGCTGCCGGCAGAGCATATCTACCTGCTGCCTAATAACAGCAACATCATTCTCGCGGCAGAACAAGCCGCAGAGCTGAGCGGACGCGAAGTAACGGTTATTCCGACAAAAACGATTCCGCAGGGCTTGGCAGCGATTCTTTCCTTCAAGGAAGAAGAATCGGCGGAGCGTAACGCAGCATGGATGAAGAACGCGGCGGAGCAGGTCGTATCCGGCCAAGTGACGCAGGCGGTACGGAATACGTCGATTGACGGCGTAGACATCCAAGAAGGCGACTATATGGGGATTAAAGAGAAGACGATTGTCTCCTCCAAGCCAACCTTGCTTGAGGCTTGCCAGCTGCTAATGGCGGCTATGGCCGAAGAGGGCGGCGAGCTGCTTACGATCCTGACCGGCGAGGATGCGAAAGAATCCGATACAGCCGAATTATGCGAATGGATCGAGGAGGCATACCCGGATATTGAGCTTGAGGTTCATGCCGGCGGCCAGCCTTTATATCCTTATTTGTTCGCTATGGAATAG
- the spoVM gene encoding stage V sporulation protein SpoVM yields the protein MKFYTIKLPKFLGGFVKAILNTFQKN from the coding sequence ATGAAATTTTACACGATCAAACTGCCGAAATTTCTGGGCGGATTCGTAAAAGCAATATTGAATACCTTCCAAAAAAACTAG
- a CDS encoding stage VI sporulation protein F, producing MSYQKYGIRPQLVERVKFKLKNPVVKDRMRLLLGNVTKYDLQDRVKVRKLVKSATSILQEPLTDIQEEQIIDFVLGQKIDPNNTFHLLKLWGMFR from the coding sequence GTGAGTTACCAAAAGTACGGCATTCGGCCGCAATTGGTCGAACGCGTCAAATTCAAATTAAAAAATCCGGTCGTTAAGGACCGGATGCGGCTGTTGCTGGGCAATGTCACGAAGTATGATCTGCAGGACCGGGTAAAGGTGCGGAAGCTGGTGAAATCAGCGACTTCTATTTTACAGGAACCGCTGACGGATATTCAGGAAGAACAGATTATCGATTTTGTCCTCGGACAAAAAATAGATCCAAACAACACCTTCCATTTGCTGAAGCTATGGGGGATGTTCCGCTGA